One genomic window of Myxococcus guangdongensis includes the following:
- a CDS encoding CBM96 family carbohydrate-binding protein, producing MSTRTAALEGSVTLAPVADTQVTPSSPTTNYGTSGAWEVNRQFSHVYLRFDLGGLPAGATVTSVRLEATAFMGVAHGGDGNVYTTFVPDDSWSETALVWNNKPPATGDTLGEWYLSYGATPEDKLGVNASPALIPVVQGELDGDKLLSLRLHSPGYKTVYRSRESSFVAQRPRLVIAYTYSPPEVVTTLEPEADTYISGHPWEATADYGSAEILPGTLFWPESPFLRFNLGSLPAGALIKSVKLSAVSRQGTSPGGNGLVSTYLVPDNSWGEHTLNYTNHPPTSGEALGSWFVWYPNFDPLDRLAVNDSPLLIPAVQNASDATDRRISFRIVAGDYKGYYYSRETADPARRPKLEITYSY from the coding sequence ATGTCGACCCGCACCGCCGCGCTCGAGGGCAGCGTGACGCTCGCGCCCGTGGCGGACACCCAGGTCACCCCCTCCTCGCCCACCACCAACTACGGCACGTCAGGGGCCTGGGAGGTGAATCGCCAGTTCAGCCACGTCTATCTGCGGTTCGACCTCGGCGGGCTGCCCGCCGGTGCCACCGTGACGTCCGTCCGCCTGGAGGCGACGGCCTTCATGGGGGTCGCCCACGGCGGTGACGGCAACGTCTACACCACCTTCGTGCCCGATGACTCCTGGTCGGAGACGGCCCTCGTCTGGAACAACAAGCCCCCCGCCACCGGAGACACGCTGGGCGAGTGGTACCTCTCGTACGGCGCCACGCCCGAAGACAAGCTGGGCGTCAACGCCAGTCCGGCGCTCATCCCCGTGGTCCAGGGCGAGCTCGACGGAGACAAGCTCCTCAGCCTCCGGCTGCACTCCCCGGGGTACAAGACCGTCTATCGGTCGCGCGAGTCGTCCTTCGTCGCCCAGCGGCCTCGCCTCGTCATCGCGTATACGTATTCGCCGCCGGAGGTCGTCACCACGCTGGAGCCCGAGGCGGACACCTATATCTCCGGGCATCCGTGGGAGGCCACCGCCGACTACGGCTCGGCGGAGATCCTCCCCGGCACGCTCTTCTGGCCCGAGTCCCCTTTCCTGCGCTTCAACCTCGGCAGCCTCCCCGCGGGCGCGCTCATCAAGAGCGTGAAGCTCTCCGCCGTCTCGAGGCAAGGCACGTCGCCGGGAGGCAATGGGCTCGTCTCCACCTACCTGGTCCCCGACAACTCGTGGGGCGAGCACACGCTCAACTACACCAACCATCCGCCGACCTCGGGCGAGGCCCTGGGCTCGTGGTTCGTCTGGTACCCCAACTTCGACCCGCTCGATCGGCTCGCGGTCAATGACAGCCCCTTGCTCATCCCCGCCGTCCAGAATGCCTCGGATGCCACGGACCGGCGCATCTCGTTCCGAATCGTGGCCGGGGATTACAAGGGGTACTACTACTCACGCGAGACCGCGGACCCGGCGCGGCGCCCCAAGCTGGAGATCACCTACTCGTATTGA